In Streptomyces dangxiongensis, one DNA window encodes the following:
- a CDS encoding HAD family acid phosphatase encodes MTRRPWARPVSLTAASLASLAALAAPAQAAGRTQPTAGSATAAAAVDHATWQKDCRQVMDQALPYLKQRIAAARPGEKQAVVLDIDNTALETDFGFSYPQPANTPVLDVARYAQDHGVSLFFVTARPGILYWPTEYNLEHDGYHVAGLHVRGLVDLFKDVAAYKTAQRAGIENDGYTIIANIGNSPTDLSGGHAEKTFKLPDYDGQLS; translated from the coding sequence ATGACCCGACGCCCCTGGGCGCGCCCCGTCTCCCTGACCGCCGCCTCCCTGGCCTCCCTGGCGGCGCTGGCCGCCCCGGCCCAGGCGGCCGGCCGCACACAGCCCACGGCCGGCTCCGCCACCGCTGCCGCGGCGGTCGACCACGCCACCTGGCAGAAGGACTGCCGGCAGGTCATGGACCAGGCCCTGCCGTACCTGAAGCAGCGCATCGCCGCCGCCCGGCCCGGCGAGAAGCAGGCCGTCGTCCTCGACATCGACAACACCGCGCTCGAGACCGACTTCGGCTTCAGCTACCCCCAGCCGGCCAACACGCCCGTCCTGGACGTCGCCCGGTACGCCCAGGACCACGGCGTCTCCCTCTTCTTCGTCACCGCCCGCCCCGGCATCCTGTACTGGCCCACCGAGTACAACCTCGAACACGACGGCTACCACGTCGCCGGCCTCCACGTCCGCGGCCTCGTGGACCTCTTCAAGGACGTCGCCGCCTACAAGACAGCCCAGCGCGCCGGCATCGAGAACGACGGCTACACGATCATCGCGAACATCGGCAACAGCCCCACCGACCTCTCCGGCGGCCACGCCGAGAAGACCTTCAAGCTCCCCGACTACGACGGTCAGTTGTCCTGA
- the nadC gene encoding carboxylating nicotinate-nucleotide diphosphorylase, which yields MSTDDLPLAPTGGCGDGCACGAENDDEAAEAAEYAECGLDPALAELLAAAGLDPIEVEDIANVAVQEDLDGGVDVTTVATIPEEAVATADFTAREAGVVAGLRVAEAVLSVVCTDEFEVERHVEDGDRIEAGQKLLSVTTRTRDLLTGERSALNILCRLSGIATATRAWADALEGTRARVRDTRKTTPGLRSLEKFAVRCGGGVNHRMSLSDAALVKDNHVVAAGGVAQAFEAVRETFPEVPIEVEVDTLHQLREVVDAGADLILLDNFTPGECEEAVAIAGGRALLEASGRLTLANARAYAETGVDFLAVGALTHSSPILDIGLDLREAE from the coding sequence GTGAGCACCGACGACCTTCCCCTCGCCCCGACCGGCGGCTGCGGTGACGGCTGCGCCTGCGGCGCCGAGAACGACGATGAGGCCGCGGAGGCCGCAGAGTACGCGGAGTGCGGGCTCGACCCCGCGCTCGCCGAGCTGCTGGCCGCCGCCGGGCTCGACCCCATCGAGGTCGAGGACATCGCCAACGTCGCCGTCCAGGAGGACCTGGACGGCGGCGTGGACGTGACGACCGTCGCGACCATCCCCGAGGAGGCGGTGGCCACCGCCGACTTCACCGCGCGTGAGGCCGGTGTCGTGGCCGGCCTGCGGGTCGCCGAGGCCGTGCTCTCCGTGGTCTGCACGGACGAGTTCGAGGTCGAGCGGCACGTGGAGGACGGCGACCGGATCGAGGCCGGGCAGAAACTGCTGTCGGTCACCACGCGCACGCGTGACCTCCTCACCGGTGAGCGGAGCGCGCTGAACATCCTGTGCCGGCTGTCCGGCATCGCGACCGCCACGCGCGCGTGGGCGGACGCGCTGGAGGGCACCCGGGCGCGCGTGCGGGACACCCGCAAGACGACCCCGGGCCTGCGCTCGCTGGAGAAGTTCGCCGTCCGCTGCGGCGGGGGCGTCAACCACCGCATGTCGCTCTCGGACGCGGCCCTGGTGAAGGACAACCACGTGGTCGCCGCCGGTGGCGTCGCGCAGGCCTTCGAGGCCGTGCGGGAGACGTTCCCGGAGGTGCCCATCGAGGTCGAGGTCGACACCCTGCACCAGTTGCGCGAGGTCGTCGACGCGGGCGCCGACCTCATCCTGCTGGACAACTTCACGCCCGGCGAGTGCGAGGAGGCCGTCGCCATCGCCGGCGGCCGGGCGCTGCTGGAGGCCTCCGGCCGGCTGACGCTCGCCAACGCGCGCGCGTACGCCGAGACCGGCGTGGACTTCCTGGCCGTCGGCGCGCTCACCCACTCCTCGCCGATCCTGGACATCGGCCTGGACCTGCGCGAGGCGGAGTAA
- a CDS encoding amino-acid N-acetyltransferase — protein sequence MPAERPEVPAKALTVRRARTSDVPALRHLLDAYVRDRILLDKAMVTLYEDIQEFWVAERDDNAEVVGCGALHVMWEDLAEVRTLAVKPGLRGSGVGHRLLEKLLQTARWLGVRRVFCLTFEVDFFGKHGFVEIGETPVDTDVYAELLRSYDEGVAEFLGLERVKPNTLGNSRMLLHL from the coding sequence ATGCCAGCAGAGCGTCCCGAAGTCCCCGCAAAAGCCCTGACCGTCCGACGGGCCCGGACCAGCGATGTCCCCGCCCTGCGCCACCTCCTCGACGCCTACGTCCGTGACCGCATCCTGCTCGACAAAGCCATGGTCACCCTTTACGAGGACATCCAGGAGTTCTGGGTCGCCGAACGCGACGACAACGCCGAGGTGGTCGGCTGCGGAGCACTGCACGTCATGTGGGAGGACCTCGCCGAAGTCCGCACTCTGGCGGTGAAGCCCGGACTGAGGGGTTCCGGCGTCGGTCACCGGCTGCTGGAGAAGTTGCTCCAGACAGCACGCTGGCTCGGCGTTCGCCGGGTTTTCTGCCTGACCTTCGAAGTGGACTTCTTCGGGAAGCACGGCTTCGTCGAGATCGGGGAGACGCCGGTCGACACCGATGTCTACGCCGAGCTGTTGCGCTCCTATGACGAGGGCGTCGCGGAGTTCCTCGGTCTCGAACGAGTGAAACCGAACACCCTGGGCAACAGCCGGATGCTTCTGCATCTGTGA
- a CDS encoding TetR/AcrR family transcriptional regulator, producing MGVTMDGTKQQRRGNTRQRIQDVALELFAEQGYEKTSLREIAERLDVTKAALYYHFKTKEEITVSLFEDLTQPIEALIEWGRQQPHTLETKQEIVRRYSEALAGAEPLFRFMQENQATVRELRIGDTFKDRLRGLRDIIIDPEAPLVEQVRCVSAMFTLHAGMFVMQDLEGDPGKKREAVLEVALDLVTQAHRGAHGTE from the coding sequence ATGGGCGTCACCATGGACGGCACCAAGCAGCAGCGCCGCGGCAACACCCGCCAGCGCATCCAGGACGTGGCGCTCGAACTCTTCGCGGAGCAGGGATACGAGAAGACCTCCCTGCGCGAGATCGCCGAGCGCCTCGACGTCACCAAGGCGGCTCTGTACTACCACTTCAAGACGAAGGAAGAGATCACCGTCAGCCTCTTCGAGGATCTGACGCAGCCGATCGAGGCCCTCATCGAGTGGGGCAGGCAGCAGCCGCACACCCTGGAGACCAAGCAGGAGATCGTACGGCGCTACAGCGAGGCTCTGGCGGGCGCGGAACCGCTCTTCCGCTTCATGCAGGAGAACCAGGCGACCGTGCGCGAACTGCGCATCGGCGACACCTTCAAGGACCGGCTGCGCGGCCTCAGGGACATCATCATCGACCCCGAGGCGCCGCTCGTGGAGCAGGTCCGCTGCGTCAGCGCGATGTTCACGCTGCACGCGGGGATGTTCGTGATGCAGGACCTGGAAGGCGACCCCGGGAAGAAGCGCGAGGCCGTTCTCGAAGTCGCCCTGGATCTGGTCACGCAGGCGCACCGGGGCGCCCACGGGACGGAGTAG
- a CDS encoding Rossmann-like and DUF2520 domain-containing protein, translating into MSTVHQPDLRDRPARLTVGVVGAGRVGPVLAASLQLAGHRPVAVSGVSDASRRRAGALLPDVPLVPPAEVLRRADLVLLTVPDDALPGLVAGLAETGAVRPGQLLVHTSGRYGARVLDPALRAGALPLALHPAMTFTGTPVDVQRLAGCSFGVTAPEELRLAAEALVIEMGGEPEWISEENRPLYHAALALGANHLVTLVAQSMELLRTAGVTAPDRMLGPLLGAALDNALRSGDAALTGPVARGDAGTVAAHVTELRKHAPQAVAGYLAMARATADRALAHGLLKPELAEDLLGVLADGSPGSPESPGHGGTGGTGGPDGTGGMNGTDGPDGTDGTDGSTGIEGNDR; encoded by the coding sequence GTGAGTACAGTCCACCAGCCAGATCTCAGGGACCGCCCCGCGCGGCTCACCGTCGGCGTCGTCGGCGCCGGCCGCGTGGGCCCCGTGCTGGCCGCGTCCCTCCAGCTCGCCGGGCACCGCCCGGTGGCCGTCTCCGGGGTCTCCGACGCGTCCCGCAGGCGCGCCGGGGCCCTGCTCCCCGACGTGCCCCTCGTGCCGCCCGCCGAGGTCCTGCGGCGCGCCGACCTGGTGCTGCTCACGGTCCCCGACGACGCCCTGCCCGGCCTGGTCGCGGGCCTGGCCGAGACCGGCGCGGTACGGCCGGGCCAGCTACTCGTGCACACCTCCGGGCGGTACGGCGCGAGGGTCCTCGACCCGGCCCTGCGCGCGGGCGCCCTGCCGCTGGCCCTGCACCCGGCGATGACCTTCACCGGCACGCCCGTGGACGTCCAGCGCCTCGCGGGCTGCTCCTTCGGGGTCACCGCCCCCGAGGAGCTGCGGCTGGCCGCCGAGGCCCTGGTGATCGAGATGGGCGGCGAGCCGGAGTGGATCAGCGAGGAGAACCGCCCGCTGTACCACGCCGCCCTGGCCCTGGGCGCCAATCACCTGGTGACCCTGGTCGCGCAGTCCATGGAGTTGCTGCGCACGGCCGGCGTGACGGCGCCCGACCGGATGCTCGGCCCGCTGCTCGGCGCCGCCCTGGACAACGCCCTGCGCTCCGGTGACGCGGCCCTGACCGGGCCCGTCGCACGCGGGGACGCCGGCACGGTCGCCGCGCACGTCACCGAGCTGCGCAAACACGCCCCGCAGGCGGTGGCGGGCTACCTGGCGATGGCTCGTGCGACGGCCGACCGGGCCCTCGCACACGGTCTGCTGAAGCCGGAACTGGCCGAGGACCTCCTCGGGGTACTCGCCGACGGAAGCCCAGGAAGCCCAGAAAGCCCCGGACACGGCGGCACCGGCGGCACCGGCGGACCGGACGGCACCGGAGGCATGAACGGCACCGACGGCCCGGACGGCACCGATGGCACCGACGGCTCGACCGGCATCGAGGGGAACGACCGATGA
- a CDS encoding M23 family metallopeptidase: MFQRATSRSSRTSSLRTRVAVLAAGIGATAVLGTGVASAATASAASWVDPVKSYTLSAGFDQAGSHWVAKHSGQDFAVPTGTGVMAAHGGTVVKAGPNGAGDGPAYGNAIVIKHGNGTYSQYAHLSRIDVRIGQVVATGQHIALSGSTGNSTGPHLHFEIRTTPNYGSAVDPVSFLHAKGVSV, from the coding sequence ATGTTCCAGCGCGCCACGTCCCGCTCTTCCCGTACGTCCTCGCTCCGCACCCGCGTGGCCGTCCTGGCTGCCGGCATCGGCGCCACGGCCGTGCTGGGTACCGGGGTCGCGTCCGCCGCCACGGCGTCCGCCGCCTCCTGGGTCGACCCGGTGAAGTCGTACACGCTGTCCGCGGGCTTCGACCAGGCCGGCAGCCACTGGGTCGCCAAGCACAGCGGTCAGGACTTCGCCGTGCCGACCGGCACCGGCGTCATGGCCGCGCACGGCGGCACCGTGGTCAAGGCCGGCCCCAACGGCGCCGGTGACGGTCCGGCGTACGGCAACGCCATCGTGATCAAGCACGGCAACGGCACGTACTCGCAGTACGCGCACCTGTCCCGGATCGACGTCAGGATCGGCCAGGTCGTCGCGACCGGCCAGCACATAGCCCTCTCGGGCTCCACCGGCAACTCCACCGGGCCGCACCTGCACTTCGAGATCCGTACGACCCCGAACTACGGCTCCGCCGTCGACCCGGTCTCCTTCCTGCACGCCAAGGGCGTGTCCGTCTGA
- a CDS encoding BlaI/MecI/CopY family transcriptional regulator has protein sequence MTRVWKWNRPVTVREVLEDLQQERSIAYTTVMTVLDNLHQKGWVRREAEGRAYRYEAVSTRAAYAAALMNDAWSQSDNPAAALVAFFGMMSDEQRQALRDAVRIVQGPEETRRAQEDRRDENPGSAEGADGR, from the coding sequence ATGACGCGGGTGTGGAAGTGGAACCGCCCGGTGACCGTTCGGGAAGTCCTGGAAGACCTGCAGCAGGAACGGTCGATCGCGTACACCACCGTGATGACCGTTCTGGACAATCTCCATCAGAAGGGCTGGGTCCGCCGCGAGGCGGAAGGGCGGGCCTATCGATATGAGGCCGTGTCGACACGAGCCGCCTACGCGGCCGCCCTCATGAACGACGCCTGGTCGCAGAGCGACAACCCGGCCGCCGCTCTCGTCGCCTTCTTCGGGATGATGAGCGACGAACAGCGTCAGGCCCTCAGGGACGCCGTACGCATCGTCCAGGGACCGGAAGAAACCCGGCGGGCCCAGGAAGACCGCCGGGACGAGAACCCCGGCTCGGCAGAGGGGGCGGACGGGCGATAG
- the panC gene encoding pantoate--beta-alanine ligase produces the protein MTTALLSTAEELHARVRHGRRAVVMTMGALHEGHATLIRTAREIAGPDGEVVVTVFVNPLQFGAGEDLDRYPRTLDADLALAGRSGADAVFAPSVDEVYPGGEPQVRVSAGPMGERLEGGSRPGHFDGMLTVVAKLLHLTRPDVALFGQKDAQQLALIRRMVRDLNFGVDVVAVPTVREEDGLALSSRNRYLSPPERRTALALSRALFAGRDRHAAQEALCARAREVPSTHARAEALSALGESRAAADAHAVATAAPGGPAAVRAAARQVLDDAARLEPPLRLDYLALVDPADFTEIGDDFTGGAVLAVAARVGTTRLIDNLPLTFGAAS, from the coding sequence ATGACCACCGCCCTGCTGAGCACCGCCGAAGAGCTGCACGCGCGGGTGCGCCACGGCCGTCGCGCCGTCGTGATGACGATGGGCGCCCTGCACGAGGGCCACGCGACCCTGATCCGCACCGCCCGCGAGATCGCCGGCCCGGACGGCGAGGTCGTCGTCACGGTGTTCGTGAACCCGTTGCAGTTCGGCGCGGGCGAGGACCTCGACCGCTATCCGCGCACCCTCGACGCCGACCTCGCGCTGGCCGGGCGGTCCGGCGCCGACGCCGTGTTCGCGCCCTCCGTGGACGAGGTCTACCCGGGCGGCGAACCCCAGGTGCGCGTCTCCGCGGGCCCCATGGGCGAGCGCCTGGAAGGCGGTTCGCGGCCCGGCCACTTCGACGGCATGCTCACCGTCGTCGCCAAGCTGCTGCACCTCACCCGCCCCGACGTCGCCCTGTTCGGGCAGAAGGACGCCCAGCAGCTAGCCCTGATCCGGCGCATGGTGCGGGACCTGAACTTCGGCGTCGACGTCGTCGCCGTACCGACCGTGCGCGAGGAGGACGGGCTCGCCCTGTCCAGCCGTAACCGCTACCTCTCGCCGCCGGAGCGGCGTACCGCGCTCGCGCTGTCCCGCGCGCTGTTCGCCGGCCGGGACCGGCACGCGGCGCAGGAGGCGCTGTGCGCGCGGGCCCGGGAAGTGCCCTCCACGCACGCGCGTGCCGAGGCGCTGAGCGCCTTGGGCGAGTCGCGTGCGGCGGCCGACGCGCACGCGGTGGCCACGGCCGCGCCCGGCGGCCCGGCGGCCGTCCGTGCCGCCGCCCGCCAGGTCCTGGACGACGCCGCCCGCCTCGAACCGCCGCTCCGGCTGGACTACCTCGCGCTGGTCGATCCCGCCGACTTCACGGAGATCGGTGACGACTTCACCGGCGGGGCCGTCCTCGCCGTCGCCGCCCGGGTCGGCACGACCCGGCTGATCGACAACCTCCCCCTCACCTTCGGAGCCGCCTCGTGA
- a CDS encoding type III pantothenate kinase: protein MLLTIDVGNTHTVLGLFDGEDIVEHWRISTDARRTADELAVLLQGLMGMHPLLGDELGDGIDGIAICATVPSVLHELREVTRRYYGDVPAVLVEPGVKTGVPILTDNPKEVGADRIINAVAAVELYGGPAIVVDFGTATTFDAVSARGEYVGGVIAPGIEISVEALGVKGAQLRKIEVARPRSVIGKNTVEAMQAGIVYGFAGQVDGVVGRMARELAGDPDDVTVIATGGLAPMVLGESSVIDEHQPWLTLIGLRLVYERNVSRL, encoded by the coding sequence ATGCTGCTCACGATCGACGTCGGCAACACGCACACCGTCCTCGGCCTGTTCGACGGCGAGGACATCGTCGAGCACTGGCGCATCTCCACGGACGCGCGCCGCACGGCGGACGAGCTGGCGGTGCTGCTCCAGGGCCTGATGGGGATGCACCCGCTGCTCGGCGACGAGCTGGGCGACGGCATCGACGGCATCGCGATCTGCGCCACCGTCCCGTCGGTGCTGCACGAGCTGCGTGAGGTGACCCGGCGGTACTACGGCGACGTCCCCGCCGTGCTGGTCGAGCCGGGCGTGAAGACGGGCGTGCCGATCCTCACCGACAACCCCAAGGAGGTCGGCGCGGACCGGATCATCAACGCGGTCGCGGCCGTCGAGCTGTACGGCGGCCCGGCGATCGTCGTCGACTTCGGTACGGCGACCACGTTCGACGCGGTCTCCGCGCGCGGGGAGTACGTCGGCGGCGTCATCGCGCCCGGCATCGAGATCTCCGTGGAGGCGCTCGGCGTCAAGGGCGCGCAGCTACGCAAGATCGAGGTGGCCCGGCCGCGCAGCGTGATCGGCAAGAACACGGTCGAGGCCATGCAGGCGGGCATCGTGTACGGGTTCGCCGGGCAGGTCGACGGAGTGGTCGGCCGGATGGCCCGGGAGCTGGCCGGCGACCCGGACGACGTCACGGTGATCGCCACGGGCGGGCTCGCGCCGATGGTGCTGGGGGAGTCCTCGGTGATCGACGAGCACCAGCCGTGGCTGACGCTGATCGGGCTGCGGCTGGTGTACGAGCGGAACGTCTCGCGGCTGTGA
- a CDS encoding histone-like nucleoid-structuring protein Lsr2 — translation MAQKVQVLLVDDLDGGEADETVTFALDGKTYEIDLTTANADKLRGLLDPYVKGGRRTGGRASGGRGKARAASGGNQDTAAIRAWAKENGYEVNDRGRVPASIREAYEKANG, via the coding sequence GTGGCACAGAAGGTTCAGGTCCTTCTTGTCGACGACCTCGACGGCGGCGAGGCGGACGAGACCGTGACGTTCGCGCTGGACGGCAAGACGTACGAGATCGATCTCACGACTGCCAATGCGGACAAGCTGCGCGGTCTTCTCGACCCCTATGTCAAGGGTGGTCGTCGTACCGGGGGCCGTGCTTCCGGTGGACGTGGAAAGGCGCGCGCCGCTTCCGGCGGCAACCAGGACACCGCGGCGATCCGCGCCTGGGCGAAGGAGAACGGTTACGAGGTCAACGACCGCGGCCGGGTTCCGGCATCCATCCGCGAGGCCTACGAGAAGGCCAACGGCTGA
- a CDS encoding ATP-dependent Clp protease ATP-binding subunit — MFERFTDRARRVVVLAQEEARMLNHNYIGTEHILLGLIHEGEGVAAKALESLGISLEAVRQQVEEIIGQGQQAPSGHIPFTPRAKKVLELSLREALQLGHNYIGTEHILLGLIREGEGVAAQVLVKLGADLNRVRQQVIQLLSGYQGKETATAGGPAEGTPSTSLVLDQFGRNLTQAARESKLDPVIGREKEIERVMQVLSRRTKNNPVLIGEPGVGKTAVVEGLAQAIVKGEVPETLKDKHLYTLDLGALVAGSRYRGDFEERLKKVLKEIRTRGDIILFIDELHTLVGAGAAEGAIDAASILKPMLARGELQTIGATTLDEYRKHLEKDAALERRFQPIQVAEPSLPHTIEILKGLRDRYEAHHRVSITDEALVQAATLADRYISDRFLPDKAIDLIDEAGSRMRIRRMTAPPDLREFDEKIAGVRRDKESAIDSQDFEKAASLRDKEKQLLAAKAKREKEWKAGDMDVVAEVDGELIAEVLATATGIPVFKLTEEESSRLLRMEDELHKRVIGQIDAVKALSKAIRRTRAGLKDPKRPGGSFIFAGPSGVGKTELSKALAEFLFGDEDALISLDMSEFSEKHTVSRLFGSPPGYVGYEEGGQLTEKVRRKPFSVVLFDEVEKAHPDIFNSLLQILEDGRLTDSQGRVVDFKNTVIIMTTNLGTRDISKGFNLGFAASGDTKTNYERMKNKVSDELKQHFRPEFLNRVDDVVVFPQLTQADILRIVDLMVGKVDERLKDRDMGIELSQSAKELLAKKGYDPVLGARPLRRTIQREIEDTLSEKILFGELRPGHIVVVDTEGEGDTHTFTFRGEEKSALPDVPPIEQAAGGAGPNLSKDA, encoded by the coding sequence ATGTTCGAGAGGTTCACCGACCGCGCGCGGCGGGTTGTCGTCCTGGCTCAGGAAGAAGCCCGGATGCTCAACCACAACTACATCGGCACCGAGCACATCCTCCTGGGTCTCATCCACGAGGGCGAAGGTGTCGCCGCTAAGGCCCTGGAGAGCCTCGGCATTTCGCTTGAGGCGGTCCGCCAGCAGGTGGAGGAGATCATCGGGCAGGGTCAGCAGGCCCCGTCCGGGCACATCCCCTTCACTCCCCGTGCCAAGAAGGTCCTGGAGCTGTCGCTCCGCGAGGCTCTTCAACTGGGTCACAACTACATCGGCACGGAGCACATCCTGCTCGGCCTGATCCGCGAGGGCGAGGGCGTCGCCGCCCAGGTCCTGGTCAAGCTGGGCGCTGACCTCAACCGGGTGCGGCAGCAGGTCATCCAGTTGCTCTCCGGTTACCAGGGCAAGGAGACCGCCACCGCCGGTGGCCCGGCCGAGGGCACCCCCTCGACCTCCCTCGTCCTGGACCAGTTCGGCCGGAACCTCACCCAGGCCGCCCGTGAGTCCAAGCTCGACCCGGTCATCGGGCGCGAGAAGGAGATCGAGCGGGTCATGCAGGTGCTGTCCCGCCGCACCAAGAACAACCCGGTGCTGATCGGTGAGCCCGGCGTCGGCAAGACCGCCGTCGTCGAGGGCCTCGCCCAGGCCATCGTCAAGGGCGAGGTGCCCGAGACCCTCAAGGACAAGCACCTCTACACCCTGGACCTCGGCGCCCTGGTCGCGGGCTCCCGCTACCGCGGTGACTTCGAGGAGCGCCTGAAGAAGGTCCTCAAGGAGATCCGCACCCGCGGCGACATCATCCTGTTCATCGACGAGCTGCACACGCTGGTCGGTGCGGGTGCCGCCGAGGGCGCCATCGACGCCGCCTCCATCCTGAAGCCGATGCTGGCCCGCGGTGAGCTGCAGACCATCGGTGCGACCACCCTGGACGAGTACCGCAAGCACCTGGAGAAGGACGCCGCCCTCGAGCGCCGCTTCCAGCCCATCCAGGTCGCCGAGCCGTCCCTGCCGCACACGATCGAGATCCTCAAGGGCCTGCGCGACCGGTACGAGGCGCATCACCGCGTCTCCATCACGGACGAGGCCCTGGTCCAGGCCGCCACCCTGGCCGACCGGTACATCTCGGACCGCTTCCTGCCCGACAAGGCGATCGACCTGATCGACGAGGCCGGCTCGAGGATGCGCATCCGCCGGATGACCGCGCCGCCGGACCTGCGCGAGTTCGACGAGAAGATCGCCGGCGTCCGCCGGGACAAGGAGTCCGCGATCGACTCGCAGGACTTCGAGAAGGCCGCCTCCCTGCGCGACAAGGAGAAGCAGCTCCTCGCCGCCAAGGCCAAGCGGGAGAAGGAGTGGAAGGCCGGCGACATGGACGTCGTCGCCGAGGTCGACGGCGAGCTGATCGCCGAGGTCCTCGCCACGGCCACCGGCATCCCGGTCTTCAAGCTGACCGAGGAGGAGTCCAGCCGCCTGCTCCGCATGGAGGACGAGCTCCACAAGCGGGTCATCGGCCAGATCGACGCCGTCAAGGCGCTGTCGAAGGCGATCCGCCGTACGCGTGCCGGTCTGAAGGACCCGAAGCGTCCGGGTGGCTCGTTCATCTTCGCCGGTCCGTCCGGTGTCGGTAAGACCGAGCTGTCCAAGGCGCTCGCCGAGTTCCTCTTCGGTGACGAGGATGCGTTGATCTCCCTCGACATGTCGGAGTTCAGCGAGAAGCACACGGTGTCGCGTCTCTTCGGTTCGCCCCCCGGCTACGTGGGCTACGAAGAGGGCGGCCAGCTCACCGAGAAGGTCCGCCGCAAGCCGTTCTCCGTCGTCCTCTTCGACGAGGTCGAGAAGGCCCACCCGGACATCTTCAACTCGCTGCTGCAGATCCTGGAGGACGGTCGCCTGACCGACTCCCAGGGCCGGGTCGTGGACTTCAAGAACACGGTCATCATCATGACGACCAACCTCGGCACCCGGGACATCTCCAAGGGCTTCAACCTCGGCTTCGCGGCCTCGGGTGACACGAAGACCAACTACGAGCGCATGAAGAACAAGGTCTCGGACGAGCTGAAGCAGCACTTCCGGCCCGAGTTCCTCAACCGTGTGGACGACGTCGTCGTCTTCCCGCAGCTCACGCAGGCCGACATCCTGCGGATCGTCGACCTGATGGTCGGCAAGGTCGACGAGCGCCTGAAGGACCGGGACATGGGCATCGAGCTCTCCCAGTCCGCCAAGGAGCTGCTGGCCAAGAAGGGCTACGACCCGGTGCTGGGCGCGCGTCCGCTGCGACGTACGATCCAGCGCGAGATCGAGGACACGCTGTCGGAGAAGATCCTCTTCGGCGAGCTGCGTCCCGGTCACATCGTGGTGGTGGACACCGAGGGCGAGGGCGACACCCACACCTTCACCTTCCGGGGTGAGGAGAAGTCGGCGCTGCCCGACGTCCCGCCGATCGAGCAGGCGGCCGGCGGTGCCGGACCGAACCTGAGCAAGGACGCGTAA
- a CDS encoding SCO3374 family protein has translation MAGSVLTTSAVPLPRRPLDPDAPGTRARHWYENDLDWPTVPGQPLRLRTGVRFDVLDVPAEAGTEALRRLAPGSPVALRGDRMELLLAAGSAEEVPGVLDWLEWGAVTLDLRLLGAGDTVEAPPPPAGAVMSGRAGAVQGAAVWLRPPGPGRGVEALLPAMPAVGRGGSAPDLVRLLDTVAAQCHRVRLRRSCAGPAVSGRNQPLAFS, from the coding sequence ATGGCTGGCTCGGTCCTCACCACCTCCGCGGTCCCCCTTCCCCGTCGGCCCCTCGATCCGGACGCACCGGGCACCCGGGCCCGGCACTGGTACGAGAACGATCTGGACTGGCCGACAGTGCCCGGACAGCCGCTGCGGCTGCGTACGGGGGTGCGGTTCGACGTGCTGGACGTGCCGGCCGAGGCGGGCACCGAGGCGCTCCGGCGGCTCGCACCGGGCTCCCCGGTGGCCCTTCGCGGCGACCGGATGGAGCTTCTGCTGGCGGCGGGCAGCGCGGAGGAGGTGCCCGGGGTGCTGGACTGGCTGGAGTGGGGCGCCGTGACGCTGGATCTGCGGCTGCTGGGCGCGGGCGACACGGTGGAGGCCCCGCCGCCGCCCGCGGGAGCCGTCATGTCAGGACGGGCGGGAGCCGTGCAGGGGGCCGCCGTGTGGCTGCGGCCCCCTGGGCCGGGACGCGGGGTCGAGGCCTTGCTGCCGGCCATGCCGGCCGTGGGGCGCGGGGGTAGCGCCCCCGATCTCGTACGACTGCTGGACACGGTGGCAGCTCAGTGTCACCGTGTCCGGCTGCGGCGCTCGTGCGCCGGGCCGGCCGTTTCCGGGCGGAATCAGCCGTTGGCCTTCTCGTAG